CTTGGAACAATGAATTTCCTCTCAGTACCGGAGGCAACAAATTCCAATAATTCACAGATTGACAGAAAAAGTGAACTGGGTAAACTTTCAAGAACCCTGTTCAGCCAGATGTTTTTTTTCCTGATTGTCATGTATTTTTACTCGGATTTCATAGTAGGAATTCTTTTCCCTGAAAAATATTCCATTGCCGGCGATTACTGTTATATCCTGATAATAGGATTTATTTTTCTGTATATTCAGAATTACCTTGCAAACCTCAATATATCATTTGCAGAGACAACAAAGGAGTATTTTATACAGGTAGTCTACCCCCTCAGTCTCCTGCCGTTTTATATCATTCTGACAGATATAGCAATCAAAATCCTAAGAGAGTATAACTATGATAACGGTTTTGCCGGCCCATATCTTTCGTATTGTCTTCTTGCAGTAATTCTAACAATTATCACAATAATCAATTCAGGTGATATAAAATACCTGAAAATAATTCTGTTTGATATTGAAAAGCTGATAATAGCATTTATAATAACAGCATCTCTGATTTATCTCACAAATCCTTCAGCAATTGCCGGGATATTCATTTCATTTGCATTGTATAACGGTCTTCTGATATTATCAGGATATATGGATAAAAAAACAATAGCTGATATTTTTAAAATATGAAAAATACTACCCCTGCGACAATCAGGCACTGTCTGAAAATCCAGTGATGACTGATCATTTATACTGACCAGTTCCTTTTCCGGTTGATTTGAGCAGGCAGAATCAGTTTCCTACTTATGCATCACTGAAAAATCCTACCGTGCCGACAATCAGTAAATTATATCAAAGCTTATATCAGAATTGCAGCGATCAGAGAACAGCATTCAAATAAATACAACAAAGGAGTTTAAAACATTCATTAGTGAGGATATTCAAAGCCGGTTCTGTATATCCAGTAATCTGACAGATAATATCTCAATAATAAAACTGAGATATCTGAATATATCCGTAAAGAAGTGGCCGATATCCTTATGGGAGTGAAAAGAATGAAAAATGATTTCAGAGTTTTGATGGTCTGGATAGTACTGGTTATTGTCGGACTCACATCAGCAGCTTCTGCTTATACCATAGACGGTGACCTCTCTGACTGGGGTCTTGCAGAACTAAAAACAGGTGACTGGAGTATAAATGATACCTGGGTTCCTAATGAAGGAATAATGTACATGGTTGAAGACAATCACAATCCCAACCATGGAGGCAGTACAGGAGTACATATCAGAGGAACCGGCAGTACATATACATTTTATGATGAGCCTTATATGACAAACTGCGATACAGGTCTGCCTGAAAGTGAGCCTTATGGCAGAGAACACAATGACCTTGAGGCAATGTACTTTGATCAGGATGCAGAAAATTTCTATGTCGCAATTGTAACCTCAGTCGTACCTAACGGCTCAGGATGGTTAAGACCCGGAGATATTGCTTTAAATCTTGACAATAATGCAGGAACAGGAGACTACGGTTATGAATATGGTATCAGGACCCGTGAAGATGCATTTCAGGGACAGATATTAAAAGACCCTAAATGGGAAGATATTGGTCTCCTCTGTCCGGTTGGACCTGACGTAATTTCTGACGGTACTGGAACATATGTCGGTGATGCAGACTTTATTTACACCAAGACGTGGCTGAATAAACAGGACAATGGATATGACAACTATGTCATTGAAATATGTGTCAGCAAAGCACTTGTAAATGTTACAGGACAGGTAAGCTTCTCCAGCCTAAGGGTGGCAGACAACTGCCTAAACGATCATGTATCCTATGTTCCTGAATTCCCCGAAATTGCAGTATCACTGGCACTTATTGTAGGATCCATATTTGCAGTTTATATGGTTCAGAACCGGAAAAATGAATAATAATTTACTTCAATATCAAACATATATTTTATAATTCATAATAATAACATTTTGACTGTACTCAGATACTATAAATGTACAATGTTTTTGAGTAATTATCAGGTGTTATTCAATGCAGAACAGCAAAATATTATATAATCATTAAATCAGAGTGAAAAATCCCTTATGCCACAGACAACCAGGGGAGTAAATTCGCCAGCAGTAATAGCATTAATATGGATAATATTGATAATTATACTACTGAGTGTTTATTTTATTACAACCCCAAGCAGTTATTCCAAAATGGATGCACTCTTGATCTGGATATTATCCTGTATATCTTTACTATATCTCTCTACAAAAGATCAGATCTGCTTCAATAAAAAAGATAAAATATTTGCTATATTAGCCGGAACAGGAGTCTGTATATTCAGTTTTTTAAATATACCGCTTGGCCTTGGCAATCCACCATATTCCATAGGAGAATTTTCAATCCTTCTTTCAGGTGCAGGTATTATCCTATTTGGGATCGCAGGATATAAGAAACTGATTCTCCCCGTATTATTTCCATTAATTGCAGTGCTTGGATTTGAAGGATATGAAATATTTCTCCGGAACCAGGACTGGCTTATAGGTCCGCTGATTCCACCAACTGTTATGTTATCCTCCGGGATTATGAATATTGCCGGACTTAATCCCACAGTTTCCGGAAATACTATATCTTATCTTTCAGTATCAGGTGAAACCATAAATCTTGCAATAGTTTATGACTGTACTGGGATATGGTCACTTGGGACATTCACAGTTGCTTCGCTTATTGTTCTTTCAACATTTCCAGAAAGCATAAACTTAAGGTCGGTCTGTTTTGTATCGATAGGATATATCGGGACTTATGCTGCAAACATCGGAAGAATATTTCTGATTTCTTTAAGCGGATATATATATGGACCTGTAGGAGTAATTGAACAGGTACATGTTCACATAGGATGGGTACTCTTTACAATCTGGATGATTATCTTTTGGTATATTTATTTCAAACATTTTATTGACCTTAAATTTCTGAATAAAATATCCATTGAATAGTTCTCCCATCAAAGCTACCCGATATGATTTTCAACTACAGTGTTATTTCTCCGATAAACTAATTAAGCCAAAGAGTTAATTCAGAACTGATGGTTTATGGCTTTTTTTAACGAAGAGAAGGAGACGATGCCAAGGGCAGACCTTGACATTCTTATTGATGAGAGGGTCAGAAATACTGTAAGATATGCTGCTGAAAATTCATTATTCTACAAAAAATGGTTTTTGGAACATAAGATAGATCCACTTTCAATAAAAGAGCATGAGGATTTAAGGGAGCTTCCGATTATCACCGGAGATACTATCAGGCAAAATCAGCCGCCTGTTACTGAAAAATTTAATTTTAAAAGTGTGAGCTGCCGGAATGTCCATACTATTAATGAGACGAGCGGAACAAGCGGAGTTCCAAAGTCCTTCTTTCTTACATGGGATGACTGGAAGAGATATTCTGAAAAATATGCCCGGATTTTTGTATCATATGGTCTTGAAAGGGGAGACAGGGTCGCAATATGTGCATCATACGGCATGAATGTCGGTGCCAGTGCAATGACGATGGCTGCAAAAGAGATAGGCCTGACTATAATTCCGGAGGGAAAATGCACATTTCCGTTAAGGGTTATAGAGAGTTATAAGCCCACCGCCATTGTCGGCAGTGTCTTTAAGCTGATCCGGCTTGCAAAGAGAATGGAGGCAGCAGGGCTTGACCCGAAAAAATCAGGCATAAGAAAATTAATTGTCGGAGGGGAGAGTTTTGCTCCGGAATCAAGGGCATATCTTGACAGCCTGTGGGGCTTTGAAACCTGCAACTCATATGGGAGCACTGAAGGGACAATGTGCGGAGAGTGCGGACAGAGAGAGGGGCTGCATGTTGCTGAGGACCTCATTCACCTTGATCTCTATGACCAGACTATGAACGGTTTTGTGTCGGATGGAGAAGAAGGAAAGATCGTCATCACAACTCTTGTGCCTGAAGGCGAAAATGCCGGAACAGTGCTTATAAATTACAATACTGATGACATCACAAGCGTTATATCCAGAGATGTCTGCTCCTGCAAAAGAACCCATATGAGAATTAACAACCCAAAGAGGGATGCTGAGAATTATTACATATACGGTGTTCCGGTCAACAGGACTGATGTTGAGGCGGCTGTCTTTTATCCGGAAAATATGCAGTACCTGACAGGAGAGTATGAAGCATTCATCTACAGTGGTGAGGACCTGGATGAGACGATAATGCGTGTCTCCATGGAATGTGAAGATTTAAGCAGGTGCAACCGCGGGCTTATAAAAGATAATTTTACAGATAAATTCCTGAAGAGAGTTCCAGGACTGAAATTACAGTATGAAGAGGGCCAGTTAAAGATTGCTTTCAGGTTTACTGAAAAGGGCGGACTTGAACTATACAGGCTTAAGGCCCGGCCAAAGAGAATTGTCGACAGAAGGTAATGAAATTATTTTCATAGATTCAGCAGGTGCAGGACAAACAGAGAGTATATGTCAGTTAAGGAGTATAAAAAAATCCACACTATTTTTGACTGAATGGCATACATTAAATAATATAACATACACATTAGAGATGATTGGATAGTCCACGCTCTAATTAACAGAGAATTGACGGAAATATCCACAGATAAAAATAAATGAGGGATCTGTCTGAAGAAGGAATTCCGAAAATCCGGAGATGCATACTTTTTTTCAGGCATCAAGGGATATACTGAAGTAATAAATACAGAAAAAGAAGTCACCGGAGTAACAGCTCCGGCTCCGGAAAAGGAAACTGATCTTCCGGTTAAGGTCTTAAGCAGAGAGGCAGAAGTCCCCGAAATAAAAGTATCGGTTCCTGAAGATAAAACTGCTGAAAACGCAGTAATAACAGGTGCTTTTGATAAGGAGAATGTATCACCGGAGATAAAATTATCAGTTCCGGCTATAAAAATTCATGGAATTGATTACAGAATTGTTCTCTTTGGCGCACTTCTCCTGATAATGCTTGCAATCTCTGTGTCCGGAACAATATTCGGAGAAAGTCCGGAACCGGCAGATATACCACCACAGGAGACAGCTGCGGCAGTAAAAGCAAACAGCACCCTTGACACAATATCAACGTCCACAGGAATAATGGACACAATTAATCTGATTTATGAAAGGCCAAAAGAAGAGATCAAAAAATCGGTTGAGAAAGATTCAGTCGTATATAACGATACATTTATTGCAGAAATTGCTGCATCGCTCAGCTGCGCAAGGGACGATTATCTTGGACCTGGTAAATTTGCAGAGAATTTCAGCATAACTGTCATAGATCTGATCCCGGATACTGAAATTATCAATACCGAATATCTCGGACGTGAGAAGGGAATTACTGTTAACGTAAATTACAACAGTGGTGATTTAAACACACTCCAGAATACCATCTGGGCATATGAAGTTGATGCAACAAAAATATTTACCGAGATATTTAACAGTAATTACGGAGAAAACATTGCATTTCTCTTTATAAATTTCAAAGATACGAGCGGAAGGGAAGAAGATGTAGTTTTTAAGATGGTTGCAGAGGATGTCCTGGAATTACCCGGATTTCCGGGTCCGGGCTACTATATTGAAGCAGAGGAGTGGTCTTCCTTTAAAATCGGTGAAAATACCGGCATTAAAAACTATGAAGACCCTGCAACCAGATTTGAATTCAAAAATAAAAGGGATTACTCAGATAAAGTAGAGATATTAAATAATATCTATACCAGAGAGCAGGTAAAAAATTATATCGCCGAAACCTCCAAAAGCCTCAGTGATATGGCATTTAAGATCATGGACTATGCCAATGATAAGGACTGGCAGAATGTAGGCAAATATTCAGAGGCAATGATTAAGAGCACTTCAGAGCATAAGACCAAATTAAATGAAGGAATTATGGAGGAGGAGGGTCTTTATTCAACTGTTGAAAATGCCACTGAAGCATATGATGTATATAAAAAAGCGGCCATGAACTTCTGGTACGGCTCATATTATTATGATACTACGAGGATTATTGAAGGGGTTATGGCATTTCAGGATGCTGTTGCAGCTATGAATACTGTATCAGAAGAACTTGATATCGAAGAAACCGTCAATGAAGAGCGCCTTTTCTCAATTCCGGTTCCTGAGATGCTTCCAAAATCATATAAACTTACTGAAAGCTACGTTTACAGGGACAGTTCAGGTACAAATGACATATCTATAAAGATTGAGAGATATAAAACAGCATTTTCATATTATACAAAATCCAAAACTGGTGAGACAAGTCCTGTTGTTAAGGCAGATTACGGCAAAAAATTCTTCATGGTTACTGTGGATATAACACATATGGGCTATCGCGGCGGAGGCAGTGACAATGTCAGGACACCTTCCAAATCTGTGTTTAAACTGAACTGGAACAACCAGGTATATACAGATTCAACGCCTTCTGATTATATTGTAAATATGGGAATGCCCTACAGTATGAAATCACTTGGGAGAAGAGAGCATTTTGAATCTGTTCTTATCTTCGAAGTTCCGGAAGATTTTGATGAGGAGAGAGCCTATATTGAGATAAACCTTGGCGGTTCATGGGGCAAACCGACATGGTGCTTTGAGATGCTTGGAAGTTGATGATAATAACTTTCAGGCAGATAATTCATCAAATCTTCTTCTTTTTCCCCGGAAAATTAACAGTATATCAATAGCTTTCATTATTGTCTTTTGACAACTGTAAAATAAGCTCAAATTAAATCTGCATTGACAGAGCACGCCGGATTTTACAGTGCATCCGGCAACTGAGATATAGTTGTAAATGGTCATGGAACATGAAAACAATATGCGTAAAGAAAATGTGCCCAAACCAAAGTTTGGTAGGTTGGAGCACATACGCAATATTGCTGATTGGGAAATTAATCAGGTTCCATTTAAACCGTCAGCAGGAGATAAAAGTCAGGAAAGCACCAAACCATAAACAGGAATAGACATAACTTAACTGTCATTGACCACACCGGACCAGTTCTTAGTGACCATTTACTAATATTCCGGCTGAATGTATGTAAAAAATAGTAAAAAATATTAGTGGAATTAATCCCTTCTTCCGGTCAGGAGAAGAATTCCGCCAAGAATACCGATAAATGCAGGTATCAGTGCAGCTGACATCCCGGATGCCTGGGTGGGTGATTCCTGCTGACCGGAATAATCTGAATATCCTGAATTTGCTGTGCTGCCGGAAGATGTCTGGCCGCCACTGCTGATGATGACAAGAGCGTACTGCCCGGTACTGTCAATATCAGTCTTTACTGCGTTTCCGCTGACCACTGAAGGCATTATTGTCCAGTCATTTCCGGTATATTTTACTATAAACGGACGAAGAGCTGATGCCTGCGAGGATATGCTCTCATTCATCCTGATTGTCAGTGTAGCTTCCGGGCTGAATTTTGCACCTGAGGGTGAAATAATGTATCCTTCAGAGACTGCCTGCCAGTCAGACGGGATCTCTTTTGGAGTTACTTTTGTTATAAACACCTGTTCAGGCACAGCGCCGGAGATTGCATCCTCCCTGAAGAATATCGTTGCAATGCCGTCCATTGATGATGCCTCATCTGTCTTAACCGTTGTTTCAGTTGGTTCAGCCGTTGCAGACGAAGTTGGTTCTGATGTCGGCTCGTCATCTGATGAGTCATGCGATGAACCTCCTGATGACGAAGTTGTCTGAGTAGGCGTAGGCGTTGCTGTCACCGGTGGCTCTCCTATAATTATCTCCTTTCCTATAACCTCCGAACCGTCAACGAATATGTATATCCAGGCACTGCCACTCTCAATTCCGGAAAGTCCAAAACTTATGGAGCCACTGGACGGACCTGTTTTAATCCCTTCAAGCTGCAGGGAGATATCTATGTTCTGATTTTTTGCTTCTGTTTCACCAAAAACTCTCAGTGCTTCGATACTCCCGGCGCCTAAATTGTCAAGGCCCTGTGAGAAGTCCACAATTTTAGTCTCATCGGCGAGATATTCAACGCTTTTAATTGAACCTCCGGAGGTAGCCTTCAGTCCGGCGCTGTTCACCGGTTTTGCCCGGACATATACTTCCGGGTCTGACATTGAGAAGGGAACATTTACATTGGTAGCCACAAACTGAAATGATGTCTCATTTCCTATACCAATTACAGACTGCATTCTAAGGGCAAAAGTGCTGTTATCATTTAAGTCCTGAAAACTTATTGTGACCGTATCTCCTTCATCAATATTATCAGGGCTGATTGCAACTGAAACTGCGGACGTAACCCCTGTAATCATAACAAGGAGGAGAATTATTCCGCAGAATATGGATTTTTTAAATTTATTCATAGTCATTTCTCTCAAATATTGTAATTTATTATAATATCTTTAAACTTTTATCTAAACGTATCGCTGTTCAGTTAAAAGCCGCATGGATATCCCGGTGAATACAGTCACCATACGAAGTATTGTCAATTCCGGACTTTGG
The sequence above is a segment of the Methanoplanus limicola DSM 2279 genome. Coding sequences within it:
- a CDS encoding exosortase/archaeosortase family protein codes for the protein MPQTTRGVNSPAVIALIWIILIIILLSVYFITTPSSYSKMDALLIWILSCISLLYLSTKDQICFNKKDKIFAILAGTGVCIFSFLNIPLGLGNPPYSIGEFSILLSGAGIILFGIAGYKKLILPVLFPLIAVLGFEGYEIFLRNQDWLIGPLIPPTVMLSSGIMNIAGLNPTVSGNTISYLSVSGETINLAIVYDCTGIWSLGTFTVASLIVLSTFPESINLRSVCFVSIGYIGTYAANIGRIFLISLSGYIYGPVGVIEQVHVHIGWVLFTIWMIIFWYIYFKHFIDLKFLNKISIE
- the ftsA gene encoding coenzyme F390 synthetase codes for the protein MAFFNEEKETMPRADLDILIDERVRNTVRYAAENSLFYKKWFLEHKIDPLSIKEHEDLRELPIITGDTIRQNQPPVTEKFNFKSVSCRNVHTINETSGTSGVPKSFFLTWDDWKRYSEKYARIFVSYGLERGDRVAICASYGMNVGASAMTMAAKEIGLTIIPEGKCTFPLRVIESYKPTAIVGSVFKLIRLAKRMEAAGLDPKKSGIRKLIVGGESFAPESRAYLDSLWGFETCNSYGSTEGTMCGECGQREGLHVAEDLIHLDLYDQTMNGFVSDGEEGKIVITTLVPEGENAGTVLINYNTDDITSVISRDVCSCKRTHMRINNPKRDAENYYIYGVPVNRTDVEAAVFYPENMQYLTGEYEAFIYSGEDLDETIMRVSMECEDLSRCNRGLIKDNFTDKFLKRVPGLKLQYEEGQLKIAFRFTEKGGLELYRLKARPKRIVDRR